A genomic window from Quercus lobata isolate SW786 chromosome 10, ValleyOak3.0 Primary Assembly, whole genome shotgun sequence includes:
- the LOC115964997 gene encoding disease resistance protein At4g27190-like produces the protein MLIKLLKDDKLKRIGVWGLPGVGKTTVMEKLNNKVHEIQLFDDIFWVSLTKGGSVRKIQLAILEQLKVEVKGIHDSDQMADIISEILVNKKYLLLLDEVFSEINLKEVGIHDDHEHGAVIFAYRDRDFCCLMDDHIKIERLSSDDAKNLFRKIVGNIIDRPNFKKIADQLLKECGGMPQVIKLIAYSLRNEDDPAVWRHLFSDMQSPGMEPVQELQEVYKAFKLIYDKLPMDKKPCLLYWAFFPPDYEVYQEYLIECWKAEQFIVEARKLGEARDKGHAIIREFEKKSLLERGRKAGHLKMPLFLRRMALKIMYQEEKDSKFLVGDGEEIEEQPLEEEWEGVQRVSLISQKLYYLP, from the coding sequence ATGCTAATAAAGTTGCTAAAAGATGACAAATTGAAGAGAATTGGGGTATGGGGACTACCAGGAGTGGGAAAAACAACGGTAATGgaaaaactaaacaacaaaGTCCATGAAATTCAGTTGTTTGACGATATCTTTTGGGTAAGTCTTACAAAAGGGGGGAGTGTGAGAAAGATACAACTAGCAATTTTGGAGCAGTTAAAAGTAGAAGTGAAAGGGATCCATGACAGTGATCAAATGGCAGACATAATATCTGAAATTCTGGTTAACAAGAAGTATCTATTGCTTCTCGATGAGGTTTTCTCAGAAATTAATCTGAAGGAAGTTGGCATTCATGACGACCATGAACATGGAGCAGTGATATTTGCATATAGAGATagagatttttgttgtttaatgGATGATCATATTAAGATTGAAAGATTATCCAGTGATGATGCAAAAAACTTGTTCCGAAAAATAGTGGGAAATATCATAGATCGACCAAACTTCAAGAAAATTGCAGACCAATTACTGAAGGAGTGCGGTGGGATGCCACAAGTGATCAAGTTAATAGCATATAGTTTGAGAAATGAGGATGATCCAGCTGTGTGGCGTCATCTATTTTCTGATATGCAATCTCCAGGCATGGAACCTGTGCAAGAATTGCAAGAAGTTTACAAGGCATTTAAACTTATTTATGACAAGCTACCCATGGATAAGAAGCCTTGCCTACTGTACTGGGCATTTTTTCCCCCAGACTATGAAGTTTACCAGGAGTACTTGATCGAGTGCTGGAAAGCCGAACAATTTATTGTTGAAGCTAGAAAGCTTGGAGAAGCTCGTGACAAAGGACATGCTATAATAAgggaatttgaaaagaaatctTTATTAGAAAGGGGTAGAAAAGCAGGACACCTTAAGATGCCTCTGTTTCTCCGACGCATGGCTCTTAAGATCATGTACCAGGAAGAGAAGGATTCAAAGTTTTTGGTAGGTGATGGTGAAGAGATAGAAGAACAACCATTAGAGGAAGAATGGGAAGGTGTGCAAAGGGTCTCATTGATCAGTCAGAAATTATATTATCTACCTTAG
- the LOC115964998 gene encoding uncharacterized protein LOC115964998 — MLRSKNLSVFGTDYLKEVEACTIEECNEIESIIDGGIAIGVSFEFLQKLHLINLPKLVSICKGSIDSTSLTKLTTLTLKSCPKLKCLFPGDMVQLLCHLQDLLVEDCSTIKEIIEDGIIVQSEALPRLKKMELCNLPRLFSVCEDASFEWPSLEIMKIKTCPELRDLSFSVENAPKLKVIECTINWWSKLNDFVKDRLKDLHSFT, encoded by the coding sequence ATGCTAAGAAGTAAGAACTTATCAGTATTTGGCACTGACTATTTGAAAGAGGTGGAAGCCTGTACAATTGAAGAATGCAATGAAATAGAAAGCATTATTGATGGTGGCATAGCCATTGGTGTCTCGTTTGAATTCTTGCAAAAGCTACACCTAATCAACCTCCCAAAACTGGTGAGTATCTGCAAAGGCTCAATTGACTCAACAAGCCTCACTAAACTCACAACTTTGACACTGAAAAGCTGTCCAAAGCTAAAATGCCTTTTCCCAGGAGATATGGTCCAGCTACTCTGTCACTTGCAGGATTTACTAGTTGAGGATTGTTCTACGATTAAAGAGATCATTGAAGATGGAATCATAGTTCAATCTGAGGCCCTTCCCAGATTGAAGAAAATGGAACTATGCAACCTACCAAGATTGTTTAGTGTATGCGAGGATGCCTCGTTTGAATGGCCCTCTTTGGAGATTATGAAGATCAAGACTTGTCCAGAGCTGAGGGATTTATCGTTCAGTGTTGAAAATGCACCAAAATTGAAAGTGATTGAATGCACTATAAACTGGTGGAGCAAACTAAATGACTTTGTTAAAGATCGTCTAAAAGACCTTCACAGCTTTACTTGA
- the LOC115963109 gene encoding disease resistance protein At4g27190-like — translation MWGAAATQALGNIVTPAVQVGNGIVGCLRSKYDYVRNLSENIAKLEREERYLSSKEADIITMLNRKDQVMERTRECTTWLDEVQEMKDKLQQLRNRYQNISRCFCGICPIHNLLKLGKTIVKKTQEIIALKSRADQINIMIEREPTPPVPIIRKHTEKIDNVPSLNEHVERLLKLLKDDNLKRVGVWGLPGVGKTTVMENLNNKVRDTQLFDNVFWVTLSKGGSVRKIQLIILEQLKLEVKGIHDSNRIADMISEVLVNKRYLLLLDEVFVEINLKEVGIHDDHEHGAVVFAYRDRDFCRLMDDHIKIERLSNDDAKNLFQKIVGDIIDRPSYKKIADRLLKECGGMPQVIKLIADSLRNEDDPAVWRHLLSDMQSPGTEPVQEMQELYKAFKLIYDKLPVDKKPCLLYWALFPPEYEVYQEYLIECWKAEQFIVEVRKLGDARDKGHAIIRDFEKKSLLERGSKAGHFKMPLFLRRMALKITYQEEKDSKFLLIDGEEIEEQLSEEEWEDVQRVSLIGQKLCNLPNRPTCSKISTLLLQKNPSLTKIPESFFESMCGLKVLDLYDTRIISLPSSISNLINLRVMYLNNCGELAELPPQVEELKSLEILDLRSTGILTLPEELAQLTGLKCLRVSFKQNFGCPNHINGQPKELIPSNVIASLSSLQELSIDVDFKNQSWNQIVDRVAEEVASLKALTSLCFYFPRLSCFETFIENCISWKRNSMGWEGNGFRSFRILVGNHKADTFLGFDFFGYTAERHLRFSAGEEDIPFALSKILNKALSFELIGHHRAKNLSVFGTEYLKEVEACTIEECNEIESIIDGTIATGVLFEFLQKLHLINLPKLVSIFRGSIDSMSLTKLTTLTLKKCPKLKCLLPGDMIQLLCHLQDLQVEECFEINKIIEDGGIVQSESLPRLKNMELYNLPKLLSVCEDNSFEWPSLEIVKIKTCSELKDLPFSVENAPRLRVIECTTNWWNKLNDSTKDRLKDLHSIT, via the coding sequence ATGTGGGGGGCAGCAGCGACACAAGCACTTGGGAATATAGTGACACCGGCAGTACAAGTTGGGAATGGCATAGTAGGATGTTTGAGGAGTAAATATGATTATGTAAGAAATCTCAGTGAAAACATTGCTAAGCTTGAACGAGAAGAAAGATATCTCTCCAGTAAAGAGGCAGATATAATAACAATGTTGAACAGGAAAGACCAAGTGATGGAGAGGACACGTGAATGCACAACCTGGCTTGATGAGGTTCAGGAAATGAAAGACAAACTCCAACAACTAAGGAACAGGTACCAGAATATCAGCAGATGCTTTTGTGGAATTTGTCCAATTCATAATCTCCTAAAGCTTGGCAAAACTATAGTGAAAAAGACACAGGAGATAATTGCTCTAAAGAGTCGAGCAgaccaaataaatataatgaTTGAAAGGGAACCAACGCCACCGGTCCCAATAATAAGGAAGCATACTGAGAAGATAGATAATGTGCCATCACTAAATGAGCACGTCGAAAGACTACTAAAGCTGCTGAAAGATGATAATTTGAAGAGAGTTGGTGTATGGGGGCTACCAGGAGTGGGCAAAACAACGGTAATGGAAAACCTGAACAACAAAGTCCGAGATACTCAACTGTTTGACAATGTCTTTTGGGTAACTCTTTCAAAAGGGGGGAGTGTGAGAAAGATACAACTAATAATTTTAGAGCAGCTAAAACTTGAGGTGAAAGGGATTCATGACAGTAATCGAATAGCAGACATGATATCTGAAGTGTTGGTTAACAAGAGATATCTGTTGCTTCTTGATGAGGTTTTCGTAGAGATTAATCTGAAAGAAGTTGGCATTCATGATGACCATGAACATGGAGCAGTGGTATTTGCATATAGAGATAGAGATTTTTGTCGTTTAATGGATGATCATATTAAGATTGAAAGATTATCCAATGATGATGCAAAAAACTTGTTCCAAAAAATAGTGGGAGATATCATAGATCGACCGAGCTACAAGAAAATTGCAGACAGATTACTCAAGGAGTGCGGTGGGATGCCTCAAGTGATCAAGTTAATAGCAGATAGCTTGAGAAATGAGGATGATCCAGCTGTGTGGCGGCATCTATTATCTGATATGCAATCACCAGGCACGGAACCAGTGCAAGAAATGCAAGAACTTTACAAGGCATTTAAACTTATTTATGACAAGTTACCTGTGGATAAGAAGCCTTGCCTACTGTATTGGGCATTGTTCCCCCCAGAGTATGAAGTTTACCAGGAGTACCTAATTGAGTGCTGGAAAGCTGAACAATTTATTGTTGAAGTTAGAAAGCTTGGAGATGCCCGTGACAAAGGACATGCCATAATAAGGGACTTTGAAAAGAAATCTTTGTTAGAAAGGGGTAGCAAAGCAGGACACTTTAAGATGCCCCTATTTCTTCGACGCATGGCTCTAAAGATTACATACCAGGAAGAGAAGGATTCAAAGTTCTTGTTAATTGATGGTGAAGAGATAGAAGAACAGCTGTCAGAGGAAGAATGGGAAGACGTGCAAAGGGTCTCATTgattggccaaaaattatgtaATCTACCCAATAGGCCTACTTGTAGTAAAATATCAACATTACTACTACAAAAAAATCCAAGCTTGACTAAAATTCCGGAATCATTCTTTGAATCCATGTGTGGCCTTAAAGTTCTAGATCTGTATGATACAAGGATCATATCACTGCCATCATCTATTTCCAACTTGATAAACCTAAGGGTGATGTATTTGAACAATTGTGGCGAATTAGCGGAGCTGCCTCCTCAGGTAGAGGAACTAAAGAGTCTTGAAATCCTTGATCTACGCAGCACAGGAATTCTCACCTTACCTGAAGAGCTTGCACAATTGACTGGTTTGAAGTGTCTAAGAGTTTCATTTAAGCAGAATTTTGGTTGTCCCAACCACATCAATGGCCAACCAAAAGAGCTGATTCCTTCTAATGTAATTGCAAGTCTTTCTTCATTACAAGAGTTGAGTATTGATGTGGACTTCAAAAACCAAAGTTGGAACCAGATTGTAGATAGAGTTGCTGAGGAAGTTGCTAGTTTGAAGGCATTGACAAGTCTTTGTTTCTACTTTCCAAGACTCAGTTGCTTTGAAACTTTCATTGAGAACTGCATATCATGGAAAAGAAATAGCATGGGGTGGGAAGGTAATGGCTTTAGGTCATTCAGAATCCTAGTTGGCAATCACAAGGCAGACActtttcttggatttgatttttttggataCACAGCTGAAAGGCATTTAAGATTTTCTGCTGGAGAAGAAGATATTCCTTTTGCACTTTCAAAGATACTGAATAAAGCTCTAAGTTTCGAACTTATTGGTCATCATCGTGCTAAGAACTTATCAGTATTTGGTACTGAATATTTGAAAGAGGTGGAAGCTTGTACAATTGAAGAATGCAATGAAATAGAAAGCATCATTGATGGTACCATAGCAACTGGTGTCTTGTTCGAATTCTTGCAAAAGCTACACCTAATCAACCTCCCAAAACTGGTCAGTATCTTCAGAGGCTCAATTGACTCAATGAGCCTCACTAAACTCACGACTTTGACACTGAAAAAGTGTCCAAAGCTAAAATGCCTTTTACCAGGAGATATGATTCAGTTACTCTGTCACTTGCAAGATTTGCAAGTTGAGGAATGTTTCGAGATTAATAAGATCATTGAAGATGGAGGCATAGTTCAATCTGAATCCCTTCCCAGATTGAAGAACATGGAACTCTACAACCTACCAAAATTGTTAAGTGTATGTGAGGATAACTCCTTTGAATGGCCCTCTTTGGAGATTGTGAAAATCAAGACGTGCTCAGAGCTAAAAGATTTACCATTCAGTGTAGAAAATGCACCTAGATTGAGAGTGATTGAATGCACAACAAACTGGTGGAACAAACTAAATGACTCTACAAAGGATCGCCTCAAAGACCTTCACAGCATTACCTGA